A DNA window from Bacteroides cellulosilyticus contains the following coding sequences:
- a CDS encoding glycoside hydrolase family 43 protein, producing MKKEKRYLVPGDYMADPAVHVFNDRLYIYPSHDWESGIPENDNGDHFNMKDYHVFSTDDPMKGEITDHGLVLTTEDIPWAGRQLWDCDVAEKDGKYYMYFPLKDQNDIFRIGVAISDRPEGPFIPQPDPMRGSYSMDPAVLNDGDGNYYMYFGGLWGGQLQRYRDNKALESGATFPADNEPSIPARVARLSADMLQFAEEPKAVVILDENGQPLTAGDNERRFFEASWMHKYNGKYYFSYSTGDTHRLCYAIGDNPYGPFTYQGVILTPVVGWTTHHSIVEYRGKWYLFHHDSVPSGGRTWLRSLKVCELEYDTDGKIVTIEGLD from the coding sequence ATGAAGAAAGAAAAAAGATACCTGGTACCCGGAGATTATATGGCAGACCCTGCCGTGCATGTGTTCAACGACCGTCTCTACATCTACCCTTCCCACGATTGGGAAAGTGGTATTCCCGAAAATGATAATGGCGACCATTTCAATATGAAAGACTACCACGTCTTCTCTACCGATGACCCCATGAAAGGTGAAATCACAGACCACGGACTGGTACTCACCACCGAAGATATTCCCTGGGCAGGACGCCAACTCTGGGATTGCGACGTAGCTGAGAAAGACGGCAAGTATTATATGTATTTCCCCCTGAAGGACCAGAACGACATCTTCCGTATCGGCGTTGCCATCAGCGACCGTCCCGAAGGTCCGTTCATTCCCCAACCCGACCCGATGCGCGGAAGTTACAGCATGGACCCTGCCGTTCTGAATGATGGAGACGGTAACTATTACATGTACTTCGGTGGTCTGTGGGGCGGACAGTTGCAACGCTATCGCGACAACAAAGCCCTGGAAAGTGGAGCTACTTTCCCCGCAGACAACGAGCCGTCCATCCCCGCACGGGTTGCCCGCCTCAGTGCGGACATGCTGCAATTTGCCGAAGAGCCTAAAGCCGTAGTGATCCTGGACGAAAACGGGCAACCGCTGACAGCCGGAGACAACGAACGCCGTTTCTTCGAAGCAAGCTGGATGCACAAGTATAACGGAAAGTATTACTTCTCCTACTCCACCGGTGATACCCACCGCCTGTGCTACGCCATTGGTGACAATCCTTACGGCCCTTTCACCTATCAGGGAGTAATCCTGACTCCGGTGGTAGGCTGGACTACCCACCACTCCATTGTGGAATACCGGGGCAAATGGTATCTGTTCCATCACGACAGTGTGCCTTCCGGCGGACGCACCTGGTTGCGCAGCCTGAAAGTATGCGAACTGGAATACGACACCGACGGAAAGATCGTCACCATTGAAGGACTGGATTAA
- a CDS encoding endo-1,4-beta-xylanase translates to MKLKYLALSVCAAAFISCNSDKPVAADPTLKNILGDKFLVGVAINSEQAAGRDTSAVDVVRRHFNSIVAENCMKSEVIHPEEDRYDFSLADEFVQFGEDNGMFIIGHCLVWHSQLSPWFCVDAEGKNVSPEVLKERLKSHIHTIVGRYKGRIKGWDVVNEAIEGDGNYRRSKFYEILGEEYIPLAFQYAHEADPEAELYYNDYGMHEPGRRDAVVRMVNSLKGKGLRIDAVGMQGHMGLDYPSIGEYETSLLAFASTGAKVMITEWDMSALPTVNRGANIADKVAFEKALNPYPEALPDSVSNLWNARMKSFMELFIKHSDVITRVTAWGVSDSDSWKNDWPVPGRREYPLLFDRNYQPKPFLKEILEPKKAVFDEFTYTVAPRDTDKATDQVTTPGTLNPVLPGCYPDPSICRVGNDYYMVNSSFAFYPGVPIWHSTDLTNWEQLGYVLNRPSQLPMYDGLRISGGIYAPDIKYNPHNGLFYLITTAVDGGGNFFVTTDDPKKGNWSDPTFLPEVGGIDPGFLFDEDGKAYIVNNDAPAGKPEYDGHRAIWIREFDWKNGCTVGKQKMIIDGGVDKTQHPSWIEGPHLYHINGTYYLMAAEGGTGPNHSEVIFTSASPFGPFKPCAINPILTQRGLPGDRPNPVTCVGHADLVETPDGDWYAVFLGVRPYRDGHDVMGRETFMLPVTWKENQPIILPEGDVITYTADRSYGPAPLWTANGLAKEAFFIRTPLVPCYSINSKGQLEMTASRTDLNQKRQPAAIGRWISNWTFTAQTGLDFVPQQPKDFAGIICFHDDNCYIRFGKTLDKDGKPVMLLETYSHGRLCSQANSPLTRTDEKVYLKVEGDNAVNYTFSYSTSPKGGWTQVGDPVSADLISTQTAGGFTGTMVGIYATGGYQN, encoded by the coding sequence ATGAAATTAAAGTATTTAGCATTATCAGTTTGTGCTGCCGCATTTATATCTTGCAATAGTGACAAACCTGTTGCGGCGGATCCGACTCTAAAAAATATTCTCGGCGATAAATTCCTCGTTGGTGTCGCCATTAATTCCGAACAGGCTGCGGGTCGCGACACCAGCGCAGTCGATGTAGTGCGCCGCCACTTCAACTCCATTGTGGCCGAAAACTGCATGAAGAGTGAAGTGATACACCCGGAAGAAGACAGATATGACTTTAGCCTGGCAGACGAATTCGTTCAGTTCGGCGAGGACAACGGAATGTTCATCATCGGGCATTGCCTGGTGTGGCATTCCCAACTCTCACCTTGGTTCTGCGTAGATGCCGAAGGAAAGAATGTTTCACCCGAAGTCCTGAAAGAGCGGCTGAAAAGCCATATCCATACTATCGTGGGCCGGTACAAAGGTCGCATTAAAGGCTGGGACGTAGTAAACGAAGCCATCGAAGGAGACGGAAACTACCGCCGGAGCAAGTTCTACGAGATACTGGGAGAAGAATATATCCCGCTGGCTTTCCAATATGCACATGAGGCAGACCCGGAAGCGGAGCTCTACTATAACGACTACGGCATGCACGAACCGGGGCGCCGCGATGCAGTGGTGCGCATGGTCAATTCACTTAAAGGAAAAGGATTGCGCATAGATGCCGTAGGTATGCAGGGACACATGGGATTGGACTACCCAAGCATAGGTGAATATGAAACCAGCCTTCTCGCCTTTGCCTCCACAGGTGCAAAAGTGATGATAACGGAATGGGACATGAGTGCTTTGCCAACCGTAAACCGCGGAGCAAATATTGCCGATAAAGTAGCCTTTGAGAAAGCCCTGAATCCCTATCCCGAAGCTCTGCCGGATAGTGTTTCCAATCTGTGGAATGCACGTATGAAATCGTTCATGGAACTTTTCATAAAGCACTCGGACGTCATTACGCGCGTAACCGCCTGGGGAGTATCGGACAGCGACTCCTGGAAGAACGACTGGCCCGTACCGGGAAGACGGGAATATCCCCTACTCTTCGACCGCAATTATCAGCCCAAACCCTTCCTGAAAGAAATTCTGGAACCTAAAAAGGCCGTGTTCGATGAATTTACGTATACGGTAGCCCCCAGGGATACCGATAAAGCAACTGATCAGGTTACCACACCGGGCACATTGAATCCCGTGTTACCGGGGTGTTATCCCGACCCGAGCATCTGCCGCGTAGGAAACGACTATTACATGGTCAACTCCTCTTTCGCCTTCTACCCCGGCGTACCCATCTGGCACAGCACAGATCTGACGAACTGGGAACAACTGGGCTACGTCCTCAACCGTCCCTCACAGTTGCCTATGTACGACGGCCTGCGCATCAGCGGCGGTATCTATGCTCCGGACATCAAATACAATCCTCACAACGGACTGTTCTATCTGATCACTACAGCCGTAGACGGTGGCGGCAACTTCTTCGTCACCACGGATGATCCGAAGAAAGGCAACTGGAGTGATCCCACTTTCCTGCCCGAAGTGGGCGGCATCGACCCCGGATTTCTCTTCGACGAAGACGGGAAAGCATACATTGTGAACAATGACGCTCCGGCAGGAAAGCCCGAATATGACGGTCACCGCGCTATCTGGATACGCGAATTCGACTGGAAAAACGGTTGTACCGTAGGAAAACAGAAGATGATTATTGACGGGGGCGTAGACAAAACCCAGCATCCCAGCTGGATAGAAGGTCCACACCTCTACCACATCAACGGCACGTACTACCTGATGGCTGCCGAAGGTGGCACAGGCCCCAACCACTCGGAAGTGATCTTCACCTCTGCGTCTCCATTCGGCCCTTTCAAACCTTGTGCCATCAATCCGATATTGACGCAACGCGGCTTACCGGGCGACCGCCCCAATCCGGTTACCTGCGTCGGTCATGCCGACCTGGTGGAAACTCCCGATGGTGACTGGTACGCCGTCTTCCTTGGTGTTCGCCCCTATCGCGACGGCCATGACGTGATGGGACGCGAGACTTTCATGCTCCCGGTGACCTGGAAAGAAAATCAACCCATTATTCTTCCTGAGGGTGACGTCATCACTTATACCGCCGACCGCTCCTACGGTCCTGCCCCACTATGGACAGCAAACGGACTGGCTAAAGAAGCATTTTTTATCCGCACTCCACTGGTGCCCTGCTACAGTATAAACAGTAAAGGACAGTTGGAAATGACCGCCAGCCGCACTGATCTTAACCAAAAGCGTCAGCCCGCCGCCATCGGTCGCTGGATTAGCAATTGGACATTCACAGCTCAGACCGGCTTGGACTTTGTGCCACAACAGCCGAAAGATTTCGCAGGCATCATCTGTTTCCATGATGATAATTGCTATATTCGCTTCGGAAAGACACTGGACAAAGACGGCAAACCCGTCATGCTTCTGGAAACATACAGCCATGGCAGACTGTGCAGCCAGGCAAACAGCCCGCTAACCCGGACAGATGAAAAAGTATATCTGAAAGTAGAAGGAGACAATGCAGTAAATTATACCTTCAGCTACTCCACCAGTCCTAAAGGTGGCTGGACGCAAGTAGGCGACCCCGTATCCGCCGACCTGATAAGCACGCAGACAGCTGGCGGTTTCACCGGAACCATGGTCGGCATTTATGCTACAGGAGGCTATCAGAATTAG
- a CDS encoding MFS transporter, translated as MNALSQKVSMAEKIGYSLGDCSANLVFQMMMIYQTKFYTDVFGLEGAIAGSVMLIARIVDAFVDPTVGILSDRTQTKWGKYRPWVLWTALPFMVFYVLAFYNPGIEDKGLVAVYATISYTLLMTLYSFNNTPYASLGGVMSSDIKERTSITSIRFVAATIAQFVVQGLTLPLVSKFAGESGDKGHGWLCTISLFAVIGFVFLVITFFSSRERITPPANQKTDTRKDIKDVFKNIPWRAMFILTLFLFTTLAMWGSAMNYYFENYVDSGALFAFLDKLGLVATQTSDSVGYTILNAFGLIVSSPERAYEVGFGVFNMLGAVVQFFGVIFLSGFLANRFGKKSVFIVCLALTAVFTAFFYFPNETDVETMFVLNFLKSLAYAPTVPLLWAMIADVADHSEYVNHRRATGFVFAGVVFALKAGLGIGGAILGFLLSGFGYVSGAGIAQSESAIHGIVLSSSIIPAVTFFIGVIALYFYPITKKYNEEMQAELTERRSKEDY; from the coding sequence ATGAACGCACTAAGTCAAAAAGTGTCTATGGCCGAGAAGATTGGCTATAGTTTAGGAGATTGCTCTGCGAACCTCGTGTTCCAGATGATGATGATTTACCAAACCAAGTTTTATACCGATGTCTTCGGTCTGGAAGGCGCCATTGCAGGATCAGTGATGCTGATTGCCCGCATTGTGGACGCTTTTGTAGACCCTACCGTAGGTATATTGTCCGACCGGACACAAACCAAATGGGGCAAATACCGCCCATGGGTACTCTGGACTGCATTGCCGTTCATGGTGTTCTATGTGCTGGCATTCTACAATCCCGGTATCGAGGATAAGGGTTTGGTAGCGGTATACGCTACAATCTCTTATACCTTGTTGATGACGCTTTACTCGTTCAACAATACACCGTATGCATCGTTGGGTGGTGTAATGTCAAGTGACATCAAGGAACGTACAAGCATTACGTCTATCCGTTTCGTAGCCGCTACTATTGCGCAGTTTGTGGTACAGGGCTTGACTCTCCCGCTGGTAAGCAAGTTTGCAGGTGAAAGCGGTGATAAGGGGCACGGTTGGCTATGCACTATTTCCTTGTTTGCAGTCATCGGTTTCGTGTTCCTGGTTATTACCTTCTTCTCCAGCCGCGAACGTATCACACCGCCCGCCAATCAGAAAACTGATACCCGGAAAGATATCAAGGATGTATTCAAGAATATTCCCTGGCGGGCGATGTTCATCCTGACGCTCTTCCTTTTCACTACCCTTGCCATGTGGGGAAGCGCTATGAACTACTACTTTGAGAATTATGTGGATTCGGGCGCATTATTTGCCTTCCTCGATAAACTGGGGTTAGTGGCTACACAGACCAGTGATTCGGTGGGCTATACGATACTGAATGCTTTCGGCCTTATTGTCAGCAGTCCTGAAAGGGCTTATGAAGTGGGTTTCGGTGTGTTTAATATGCTGGGAGCAGTGGTACAGTTCTTCGGCGTTATCTTCCTGTCCGGCTTCTTAGCCAATCGGTTCGGAAAGAAATCGGTGTTTATCGTTTGTCTGGCACTGACGGCAGTGTTCACCGCCTTCTTCTATTTCCCGAATGAAACGGATGTAGAAACAATGTTCGTCCTGAACTTCCTCAAGAGTTTGGCATACGCTCCCACCGTTCCATTGCTTTGGGCTATGATTGCTGACGTGGCGGATCATTCGGAATATGTCAATCACCGCCGTGCAACGGGTTTCGTGTTCGCAGGTGTGGTGTTTGCCCTGAAGGCCGGATTGGGTATTGGCGGCGCTATTTTGGGTTTCCTGCTCTCCGGTTTCGGTTATGTATCGGGTGCAGGGATCGCACAAAGCGAATCGGCTATTCATGGTATCGTGCTTTCATCCAGTATTATTCCGGCTGTTACGTTCTTTATCGGTGTCATAGCGCTGTACTTCTATCCTATTACAAAGAAGTATAATGAAGAGATGCAGGCTGAACTGACGGAACGCAGAAGTAAAGAAGATTATTAA